TGCACACAATTACCTCGGCGTTGGGGGCAACCACGACGCACGACCTCTGTCGCTTTCGGCCAAAGCAGTACATTGTCAAGCTTGCTGTCTAGCGTTTTCCTTGGCTACGGCAAGAAGGTACGTCAAGTCCTCCCCCAAGATTTCCGCCATACGCTCTGCATCCGATACAAGTACGCCTTGTGGTTTGCCCGTGTTAGTCGCCTTTCCGCGCATGGCCGACCATTTTGCCGCTGCCGCCTTGGCAGGCGCGTCTGACCAGACCATTTTGGCAAACTCGCCCTTTTTCCAGCCTCGGGCGTCTGCACGTTTATCGACCAGCTCCACAAAGGACCGCTCTAGCAGAAATGAGAAATTTTCCATGGTTGCCTCCGGTCCTTTGACTCTAGCGGAAATTCCTTCCTTGTCTAGTTGAAATTTCCTGTTGTGTAAAGAAGGAAATTCCTGCAAACTCTTCCCAAGGATAAACCCATGAAAGAAATCATTGATTTATTGTTCCGCCTGAAGGGGTCGCATACGGCCGTGGCCAGGGCGCTCGGCTATACCGGACGACAATACAGGAATATCAGGAAAAAAGTGGAGACTGGCCAGAGGCTGCACCCTCGCGTGGAGACCTTTATCCGCGTGAAAAGTCAGATAATCCAAGGAAATTCCCCCGCTCGAAACATCCTCTCACTGACTCCCCCAGAAGGGACCCCCCAAGCCCGTGCAGCGAGGTCATAGCATGGCTCGAAAAAGAAAGCGCATTCCCCGAAACATGGGACGTATCGAATTCATTGCTTGCCAGGATGTGATCGATGCCATGCGGGTGCAGGGCTATGACAACAAGAAAATTCACGCTGCGCTGGTCAAGAAAGGCAAAGTTACCATGTCTTACGCAACCTTCTGCCACCATATGGTGCGCTTTCTCAAAGAAATCAGGGAAAGGCAAGAACAATCCGGACATCACCCCGTGCCGATATATACGCAAAAGACCTTCAAGCAACAGGGACTTAAACAACATGGATTTTCAGTGAACAAGACCCCATCCTCCGATGAAATGATCTAGCAAGGAAACACTATGGCCATGATACATTTCATCTTGCAGGGCAAAGGCGGCGTTGGAAAATCCCTCGTCGCTTCGTTGCTCGCGCAATACCTGCAAGGCAAAGGTCTTCAGGTTCATTGCTTCGACACAGACCCGATCAATGCCACCCTCGCCGGGTATGAGGCTTTGGACGCCGTGGCTCTGGACATCATGAGCGGCGACGACATCGATCCCCGCCGTTTCGACCAACTTATGGATGCGATTATCGAACTGCCCGCCGATGCCCATGTCGTGGTGGACAACGGCGCTTCCTCCTTCGTGCCGCTTGGGTCCTATCTACTGGAAAACCAGGCTCTCGAAGTCCTCGAAGAGCATGGCCATTCCGTCATGCTCCATACCGTGGTCACCGGCGGACAGGCCATTCTAGACACCCTGTCCGGTCTCAAATCTCTAGTTTCGCATTTCCCGACCACGCCTATTGTTGTTTGGCTCAACCGCTACTTCGGCGACATCGCCATTGATGGGAAGCGATTCGAGGAGTTTAAGATTTACTCCGAATGCGCTTCCAGCTTCCATGCCGTCATTTCCCTGCCGCACCGCAAACAAACCACCTTCGGTCGTGACCTGGAAGAACTCTTCGCCAGACGGCAGACATTTACCGAAGCCCAGGGCTCTGCTCTTCCGATCATGGTCCGGCAGCGCCTGACCAGCTTCTGGCGGGATACTATGACCGAAATAGATCAAGCCCGTCTTTACTGAGGATCGGTCATGAATGATCAGCACCCAATTGATGCCGAGACTCCGCCCGCCGTCCCTGACGGCATCGGTCTGGACCTGGAAAGCGTCCGAACCCTCCTGGCCCAGAAGCATACAACTGTGGTTGCACCGGATGATCCAGTGCTCATGTTGGTTACGCTGCAAAACGCCTTTCTGGCCGAATACGAAAAGCTCCTCGACCGGCACAACAAGGCCCTCACCGCCATGCTGGCCGACAAAACGGACGGCTACGTGGCCGAGGTGCTGACGGCCACCAAAGGACTGGCCAAGGACTTCTCCAAGGCCTCGGTAGAAAACATCCGGACGACCCTCCAGGGGCATGTCGCGGCGCTAACCACCTTTCGGCAAAATCTCACATGGCTTGCGGCCATCGTGGCCGTCTCCGCCCTGGTCAACGTGACCGTTTTCGCCTTGCGGGCGCGAGGGTAGCCATGGACAGACTGCACGCGAGCCTCACGCACAATTTCGGGCCAATCATCATGGAGGCTCTCCGCGATCCGGACGTGATCGAAATCATGGTCAATCCGGACCAGACGTTGTGGATCGAAAAGCTCGGCCAGGACATGGCCTTGCGCGGGAAGCTTGCCCCGGCCCAAAGCCGGCTCATCATCTCCCTGGTGGCCAGCGCCCTGGAAACCACGGTCACGGCGGATAGGCCTATTGTGGAGGGGGAACTGCCCCTTGACGGCAGCCGCTTCGAGGGTCTCATGCCGCCCATTGTCTCCGGGCCGTCGTTTACCATTCGCAAACGGGCCAGCCGGGTTTTCACTCTGGATGACTATGTGGCTTCAGGAATCCTGTCGCTTTCCGCCTCGGTCATCCTTGCCAAGGCCATCGAAGCCCGGCGTAACATCTTGGTGGTAGGCGGAACCGGCTCGGGCAAGACGACGTTCGTCAACGCCATTATCGACGGCATTTCCAGGCGCTGCCCAGGTGACCGGCTCATCGTCATCGAAGACACGACTGAACTCCAATCCGCCAGTGACAACACCGTCTTTATGCGCTGTTCGGACGGCGTACCCATCCAGCGTTTGGTCAAGGTGTCCATGCGCTACCGGCCAACGCGCATCCTGGTCGGCGAAGTCCGCGACGGTTCCGCCCTGGATCTTCTCAAGGCCTGGAACACCGGGCACCCCGGCGGCGTGGCCACGGTCCATGCCGGCAGCGCCGCCGCCGGCCTCCTTCGCTTGGAGCAGCTCATTGCCGAGGCAACCCTGGTGCCCATGCCGGCGCTCATCGCCGAAGCCGTGGATATGATCTGCTTTATCGAGCGTGCCCCGGGCGGCCGCCGCGTCTCCGACATCGCCACCATCAAAGGCTTTGATCCCGTAACCCACACCTACGATTTGGAGCACCTATGCTGAAACCTGCCCTTCGGTATCTCCCCCTGGTGGCGCTCGTTCTAGTTCTGCCGGAACTGGCCCAGGCCTCGGGAGGCATTTCCGAATTCTCAAGCCCCCTGGAAAAGGTGGTCCAGACGGTCACCGGTCCGGCCGGTCGCTGGGTCTCCATCGTGGCCATGGCGCTTTGCGGCATTCTCTACATCTTCAACCGCGACGACCTGACCGGCGGCTTCAAGCTGCTTCTTGGCGTGGTCTTTGGCATCTCGTTTATCGCCTTCGCCACCAGCATCGTAGACAGCGTGTTTTCTTTCTCCGGCGCGGTGATCTGAGGGGAAAAGCAGCCCATGCGCACCTTGACCATCCACCAATCCCTGCACCGGCACAGCCATGTCATGGGGGCCGAACGGGAACTGGTGCTGACCTGCGGGCTTATTGCCCTGCTGGTCGGCATCGGGGGCTTGAGCCTTCTGTCCGTGGTAACGGGGTTGACCTTCTGGGTCATGGCCGTTTTTGTCCTGCGGCGCATGGCCAAGGCCGATCCGATCATGAGCAAGGTCTGGCTCAAACACATCAAGCAACAGCTTTTCTACCCGGCCCGGGCCGGCGTCTGGAGAAAATGATGCTGCGGCTGCGGGACTATCGCTCCAGGATCAAAGGGCTGCCCGACCTTTTGCCGTATGCGGCCTTGATCGCTCCCGGCGTGGTGCTATGCAAGGACGGGAGCTTGCTGGCGGCCTGGGAATTCCGGGGACAGGACACAGCCTCCAGCACACCGGAAGAACTGGCCTTCGTGTCCGCCCAGGTGAATAGCGCGGTCAAACTGCTCGGCTCCGGCTGGATGCTCCATGTAGATGCCTTGCGCAGCCGCGAACGCACCTATGCGCGTCCCGAAGAGAGCCATTTTCCCGATCCGGTGACCCGGCTTATCGACGAAGAACGCCGCCAGTTTTTCAGCGGCGACACCTGCTACAGCACCAAGGCTGTGCTCACGGTCAGCTACAAGCCGAATCTGCAAGCGGCCAAGCTGGCCGGAGCCGCCCAGTCCGGGACCGGGCGGCGCAATCTTCTAGCGAAAAGCTTGCGGTTTTTCGAGCAGGCCTTGCTGGAACTGGAAGACGCCTTGGCCGCTGTGCTGCGCCTGGAGCGACTGGTGGAGTTCGACGACGCCGAAGAAGATGATCAGTCTGTCCGGTATTCACCGCTCCTTTCGCACATCCAGCAGTGCCTGACCGGCGAGGAACAGCCCCTCCGGGTGCCGCGAACGCCCATGTATCTGGATGCGCTCCTTGGCGGCGAAGACCTGGTCGGAGGCTTGGCCCCGCGCATTGGGAAAAAGCACATCGCGGTCCTCAGTATCGACAGTCTGCCCCAGGAGAGTTGGCCGGCCATGCTGGCCAGCCTTGATGGGCTGCAACTGCCGTATCGGTTTTCCACCCGGTTCATCTGCCTGGACCAGCTCGATGCGGCCAAGGAAATCACGGTCTACCGCAAGACCTGGCAGCAGCAAATATTCCGGTTCTTTGACCAGTTTTTTAACAACCCCAGCGCCAGGGCCAACCGGGACGCCCAACTCATGGCCGAGGATGCCGACGAAGCCCTGGTGGAGGTGCAGTCCGGGTACGTGGGCGCGGGGTATCTCACTTCCTGCATCGTGCTTCTGCACGAATCCCCGGAGCCGCTGCACGATTGGGCGCGGGAGCTTCGTCGCGTCATCCAGACCCTGGGGTTCGGCTGCCGCATTGAATCCATCAACACCCTGGAAGCCTGGCTTGGCACCCACCCCGGCAACGGGTTTGCCAACCTCCGGCGTCCCCTGGTCAACACGCTCAATCTCGCCGATCTGCTCCCCCTGGCCAGCATCTGGTCGGGGAAAGGCTTTTGTCCCTGTCCCTTTTACCCGCCGGACTCGCCGCCGCTCATGGTCTGCACCACGGACGGTTCAACGCCGTTTCGGTTCAACCTCCATGAGGGTGACCTTGGCCACACGCTTATTTTCGGTCCCACGGGTTCGGGCAAGTCCACGCTCCTGGCGCTGATCGCTGCCCAGTTTCGTCGCTACCCGGAAGCCCGGATATTCGCCTTCGACAAGGGCATGAGTCTTTTCCCGCTGTGCCAGGCAGCCGGCGGCAGCCATTTCGAAATCGGCAGAACAGAACTCGCTTTTGCTCCTCTCCAGCGCATTGACGTTTCCGGAACGGAACAAAGCTGGGCCGAAGGCTGGGTGGCCGATCTGGCGGAGTTGCAGGGGCTTCGTGTGTTGCCGGTCCATCGCAACGCCATCCGCACGGCCATGAACGCCTTGCGGGAGAACCCGCCGACCATGCGCTCCCTGACCGACTTCTGGCATGTGCTTCAGAACCAGGAACTCAAGGAAGCACTCAAACAGTACACCAAGGCCGGGGCCATGGGGCATCTGCTGGACGCCTCGTCGGATGCCCTGGACATCGCGTCGTTCATGGTCTTCGAGATTGAGGAATTGATGCAACTTGGGGACAAGAATCTGATCCCCGTGCTGCTCTATCTCTTTCATCGGATTGAAAAGGCCCTATCCGGACAGCCGGCGCTCCTCATCCTTGATGAGGCCTGGATCATGCTCGGGCATCCGGTTTTTCGGGAAAAGGTGCGGGAGTGGCTCAAGGTCATGCGCAAGGCCAATTGCGCCGTGGTCTTGGCCACCCAGAGCCTCTCCGACGCGGTGCGCTCCGGCATCATGGACGTACTTGTCGAATCCTGCCCCACCAAGATTCTCCTGCCCAATCTCACGGCCCGCCAAGACGGCCAGCGGGAACTGTACGCCGGCATGGGACTCAATGCCCGGCAAATCGAAATCGTGGCCACGGCCACCCCCAAACGGGATTATTACATGATCTCCCCCTCAGGGCGGCGTCTCATACAACTCGCCTTGCAGAAAAAGACTTTGGCCTTCGTCGGGGTCTCGGACAAGGACAGCATGTCCCGGATTAAGGAACTTTGCAGTCACCACTGCCAGGATTGGCCTTGGTTCTGGCTGCAAGAAAAAGGAGCGGCTTGACCATGAAAAGAATCCTCATGTCGTGCGGCCTTGCCATGTTGCTCGTGCTCGCAACCGTTTCTCCCGGAAACACGATGGTCGTCTACTGTACCAATTGCAGCGAGATGTTCACGCAGGCCCTGGAGCGGGTCACAAATCTGTCTCAGCTCCAGACCCTTGTTTCCCAGTATCAGGAAGCGGTGACCCAGACCATTGAGCAGATTGAAATGGTCGCCAATCAGGTCAAGCAGTACCAGAACATGGTGCAAAATACCATTAAGCTGCCGGCCCAGCTCATCAACAAGGTCACCGGTACGTTCAAGCAGTTGGCCAGCCTGACTAAGAGCCTGCAAACTCAGGCCGGCGACATTGCGGCCATGGGCAGCATCTTCACGGAAATCTATGGGGATTCTGATTTCTTGAGGGGAATCGCCAAGGCCGGAACCGGCACGACGAAGACCGTCAACGCCCAGTATCAGGCCAAGCTGGAAGAGTGGTCCTCGGAATCCCAGCGTGCCTCCAAGGCCGCCTTTCAGGTCACCGGGGAGCAGCTTGATGACCTCATGGGGAGCGCCGAGGACTTCGACAGCCACATAAACCAGCTTCTGAGCACCCCCGAAGGCCAAATGCAGGCCCTGGAGTCGGCCAACCAACTGGCGGCCCTGCAACTCAAGGAAGCTCGTGAGCTTCGGACCCTGCTCCTCACAACCAACCAGGCGGACATCCAAGACCGGATGAAGGCGGAGAAGCAGGACGAACTGCGCTCCACATGGTGGCAGGAGATGACCAAGACCGACAAGCTCCAGGGGATCAGCGGCAAAAACCCCAAAGCCGATCCGTTCTAACGCCTGTGAGTTATGGACATGGCCAATACGTCCCATCAGTTCCTGATCCCAACCGCCGTGAGCGCCCTGGCGCTCCTGGCCGTGCTGGCCCTGCCGGCAAGCGTGTTGGCCGCCGGGCCGTCACCGGACGCCATCTCCCAGATTGCGCAGGAATTCTACACCAAGACGACGGCTTGGTCGGGAACGCTCAAGTCATTTGCCTTTGCCTTGTTCCGCTGGACCGTGATGCTCGAAATCGCGCTCTTCGGCATCCGCATGGCCCTGCAACGCTCCCAGCTCCCGGATATTCTTGGCCAGTTCGTCATGACGCTTTTATTTGCCGGGTTCATCGCCGCCGTGATCAACAATTATGCGGAATGGTCCTGGAACCTGATCCATGGTCTGGCCTCCACCGCCGATTCCCTGGGCACGACCCAGACAGCGTCGGACGCGCCGCTACGCAGCGGCCTCAACCTCGTCCAAGTCATCCTGGATAAAGTCTCCATCACCTCGCCGGCCGAGTCCATCGGCTACGTCGTGGCCGCCCTGGTGGTGCTGATCTGCTTTGCGCTGATGACCGCCCAGATACTGCTGATCAAGTGCGAGGCCATGGTGGCCATGAACGCCAGCGTCATCCTGCTTGGGCTTGGCGGCTCATCGCTTTTCAAGGAATACGCCGTAAACGTCATGCGCTACACCCTGGCCGTCGCCTTTAAGCTATTCGTCCTGCAACTGCTGCTCGGTCTTGGCATGACGTTTATCACTGACATGGAACTCTCCGAGGCCACGCTTCAGGACATCTTCGTGGTCATCGGCGTTTCCGTGGTGCTGCTCGCCTTGGTCAAAACCATTCCGGATGTCTGCGCAGGCATCATCAATGGCTCCCATGTCACGGGCGGCCATGCCCTGGCCGCCACGGCCGGGGCGGTGCTCGGCGGCGCGGTCGGCTTTGCTGCCGGATCGGTGGCGACCGCCGCTGGAACCTCCATGGGACTGAAAAGTGTTCGCGCCGCTTCGCAACTGGCCACGGAAAGTGGAGCCAGTGGCCTCGGCAAAGTCGGCCACATGGCCCAGAGCCTTTATAGTGCCCATCAGCAAACCAAGGCCGAACACCCCCGGGCCAGCCATGCGCTGCGTTTACGCAGCAAGATGGAATCGCGGCTCCAGGCCAAGAAGATGGAAAACTCCATGCGGGAGGAAAGCGCCGATGCCAAACCAGAATAGCGTCCAGACCCTGGCCGCTGCTCCTGGCCAAAATCCCTACTTGAATGGGCGGGAAGAATGGCTGGAACGCTACGGCAATTACATCCAGCGGGCGGCCCAATGGCGCATGATGGCCGTTTTCTGCCTGCTGCTGGCAGCAGCCTCGATTGCAGCCAACGTGATCATGGCCGCCCAGTACAAGGTGGTGCCTTACATCGTCGAGGTGGACCGGATCGGGCAGGCCGCCGCCGTCTCCCGGGCCGATCTGGCCTCGCCGGCACCGAAGCGCCTGATCCAGGCGGAGTTGGCCAACGTGATCATGAACTGGCGCACCGTGACCGCTGACCTGGATCTGCAAAAAAAGATGGTCGAGCGCCTGTCCTACTTCATGGCCGGATCAGCCAAAGGCCAGATGCGCCAATGGTACGAGGCCAACAACCCCTTTGACCGGGCCAAGGAAGGCAAG
The nucleotide sequence above comes from Desulfovibrio sp. TomC. Encoded proteins:
- a CDS encoding TraK family protein, which translates into the protein MARKRKRIPRNMGRIEFIACQDVIDAMRVQGYDNKKIHAALVKKGKVTMSYATFCHHMVRFLKEIRERQEQSGHHPVPIYTQKTFKQQGLKQHGFSVNKTPSSDEMI
- a CDS encoding TrbC/VirB2 family protein; the encoded protein is MLKPALRYLPLVALVLVLPELAQASGGISEFSSPLEKVVQTVTGPAGRWVSIVAMALCGILYIFNRDDLTGGFKLLLGVVFGISFIAFATSIVDSVFSFSGAVI
- the trbB gene encoding P-type conjugative transfer ATPase TrbB, with amino-acid sequence MDRLHASLTHNFGPIIMEALRDPDVIEIMVNPDQTLWIEKLGQDMALRGKLAPAQSRLIISLVASALETTVTADRPIVEGELPLDGSRFEGLMPPIVSGPSFTIRKRASRVFTLDDYVASGILSLSASVILAKAIEARRNILVVGGTGSGKTTFVNAIIDGISRRCPGDRLIVIEDTTELQSASDNTVFMRCSDGVPIQRLVKVSMRYRPTRILVGEVRDGSALDLLKAWNTGHPGGVATVHAGSAAAGLLRLEQLIAEATLVPMPALIAEAVDMICFIERAPGGRRVSDIATIKGFDPVTHTYDLEHLC
- a CDS encoding nucleotide-binding protein, whose amino-acid sequence is MAMIHFILQGKGGVGKSLVASLLAQYLQGKGLQVHCFDTDPINATLAGYEALDAVALDIMSGDDIDPRRFDQLMDAIIELPADAHVVVDNGASSFVPLGSYLLENQALEVLEEHGHSVMLHTVVTGGQAILDTLSGLKSLVSHFPTTPIVVWLNRYFGDIAIDGKRFEEFKIYSECASSFHAVISLPHRKQTTFGRDLEELFARRQTFTEAQGSALPIMVRQRLTSFWRDTMTEIDQARLY
- a CDS encoding type IV secretion system protein, whose translation is MPNQNSVQTLAAAPGQNPYLNGREEWLERYGNYIQRAAQWRMMAVFCLLLAAASIAANVIMAAQYKVVPYIVEVDRIGQAAAVSRADLASPAPKRLIQAELANVIMNWRTVTADLDLQKKMVERLSYFMAGSAKGQMRQWYEANNPFDRAKEGKLVQVSIKGLPLPVSQDSWRVEWTETVRGHTGAVLVEPQTFEATLTVQLQPAATDAQVIKNPGGIAITGLSFSRVLEGASDK
- the trbL gene encoding P-type conjugative transfer protein TrbL; the protein is MANTSHQFLIPTAVSALALLAVLALPASVLAAGPSPDAISQIAQEFYTKTTAWSGTLKSFAFALFRWTVMLEIALFGIRMALQRSQLPDILGQFVMTLLFAGFIAAVINNYAEWSWNLIHGLASTADSLGTTQTASDAPLRSGLNLVQVILDKVSITSPAESIGYVVAALVVLICFALMTAQILLIKCEAMVAMNASVILLGLGGSSLFKEYAVNVMRYTLAVAFKLFVLQLLLGLGMTFITDMELSEATLQDIFVVIGVSVVLLALVKTIPDVCAGIINGSHVTGGHALAATAGAVLGGAVGFAAGSVATAAGTSMGLKSVRAASQLATESGASGLGKVGHMAQSLYSAHQQTKAEHPRASHALRLRSKMESRLQAKKMENSMREESADAKPE
- the trbJ gene encoding P-type conjugative transfer protein TrbJ → MKRILMSCGLAMLLVLATVSPGNTMVVYCTNCSEMFTQALERVTNLSQLQTLVSQYQEAVTQTIEQIEMVANQVKQYQNMVQNTIKLPAQLINKVTGTFKQLASLTKSLQTQAGDIAAMGSIFTEIYGDSDFLRGIAKAGTGTTKTVNAQYQAKLEEWSSESQRASKAAFQVTGEQLDDLMGSAEDFDSHINQLLSTPEGQMQALESANQLAALQLKEARELRTLLLTTNQADIQDRMKAEKQDELRSTWWQEMTKTDKLQGISGKNPKADPF
- a CDS encoding TraG/VirB4 family ATPase gives rise to the protein MMLRLRDYRSRIKGLPDLLPYAALIAPGVVLCKDGSLLAAWEFRGQDTASSTPEELAFVSAQVNSAVKLLGSGWMLHVDALRSRERTYARPEESHFPDPVTRLIDEERRQFFSGDTCYSTKAVLTVSYKPNLQAAKLAGAAQSGTGRRNLLAKSLRFFEQALLELEDALAAVLRLERLVEFDDAEEDDQSVRYSPLLSHIQQCLTGEEQPLRVPRTPMYLDALLGGEDLVGGLAPRIGKKHIAVLSIDSLPQESWPAMLASLDGLQLPYRFSTRFICLDQLDAAKEITVYRKTWQQQIFRFFDQFFNNPSARANRDAQLMAEDADEALVEVQSGYVGAGYLTSCIVLLHESPEPLHDWARELRRVIQTLGFGCRIESINTLEAWLGTHPGNGFANLRRPLVNTLNLADLLPLASIWSGKGFCPCPFYPPDSPPLMVCTTDGSTPFRFNLHEGDLGHTLIFGPTGSGKSTLLALIAAQFRRYPEARIFAFDKGMSLFPLCQAAGGSHFEIGRTELAFAPLQRIDVSGTEQSWAEGWVADLAELQGLRVLPVHRNAIRTAMNALRENPPTMRSLTDFWHVLQNQELKEALKQYTKAGAMGHLLDASSDALDIASFMVFEIEELMQLGDKNLIPVLLYLFHRIEKALSGQPALLILDEAWIMLGHPVFREKVREWLKVMRKANCAVVLATQSLSDAVRSGIMDVLVESCPTKILLPNLTARQDGQRELYAGMGLNARQIEIVATATPKRDYYMISPSGRRLIQLALQKKTLAFVGVSDKDSMSRIKELCSHHCQDWPWFWLQEKGAA
- the trbD gene encoding conjugal transfer protein TrbD, which translates into the protein MRTLTIHQSLHRHSHVMGAERELVLTCGLIALLVGIGGLSLLSVVTGLTFWVMAVFVLRRMAKADPIMSKVWLKHIKQQLFYPARAGVWRK